ttaaaaacatttttatgcaaattggTCAGTAGTTCACAAAAGCATAAAATAATTggataacgaaaatattttctaatacatACAACCCAACAATAACTAGTCGATGTTATTATATACAGGTAAGATAATCACTCTTCAGTCCTCAGATATGTGTTCTACAATGGGGCCGTTGCCGTCAATCGAATAAAAAgaccgtctttcaaaaaatcgataaactaTGCAAAAATAGAAGGattggtaacattttcagatcccaaaattgtgtaatttttgcaataatattaaaattcaaaatccccTCTATAAAAGCTTTGGTGACGTTTACAAACGTTCACAAACGTGCATCGTTCGGATCTCTTCTTCTAGCGCATATGATTCTCGTGGCATCTCACTCATGcatcttttattgatttttatttcaaccaaccgtgTGCGAGACGACATTGACGTGTCccaagttttttcaaattttcattatattttttttggaaaagcTAAGTGAAGTCTTcaattttgctaaactatCGAATAAGCCGATAAAGAAAATTGTGTAGCGGCCCCATTAAAGATTATGAGTACTAAAATCCCAAACGCAAAGTCGTTTTcatgtaaaattgaaataattggGAGCAGGTGCGTAGCTACCGCAGTATCAGCTGTATCAATGATACAGGGCCCCCGAGGTTGGAGAGCCCTGACCTTCGAGGGCCCCTACATTACAAGTTTCAAAAGGATTTAACAGTTGATTAATATGATCAGCTAATTACTTTCAAAAGTTGCTTAAAAtctgaaattcaaaaaatccaCACAGTTAAAGGTCTTGTAGAAATGcttgttataaaattcaatAGCCTCACCTCTACACAGAGAGAAAAACTGTAGATAGATTAACTAAATTCTAGTTAAATTGCCTAGAATTCGTGGTTAAAAGTTAGCTAACTAAATAAAATAGGTGTTACAACTAATTGAAATTAGTTGAGTATCAAAGTGGCGAATTTaactatttatatttattaagtagATACTTCAATGTATCTTAGTAGTAATACTTAGGAAAATAAATAGACTTTTTAGCTATTGTTTTCAGTTACAGTACCTGAATAAACAGCAGATTTAAAGTATTCGTGTAATGTATTAGCTAACaaaatagtaattttaatgtgtaataataaacattttatagaaaataacttGTTGTTTTAACGACAAAATGTGGATAATTGATCTAGTTAATATTAGtcaatgtaaaaaattattgttggtATTACATCGCCTTTTTTTAGGTCTTATATCTAGTCGAAATAGTAATTTTAATgtgtaataataaacattttatagaaaataacttGTTGTTTTAACGACAAAATGTGGATAATTGATCTAGTTTATATTAGtcaatgtaaaaaattattgttggtATTACAACTCCTTTTTTTAGGTCTTATAGCTACACCTTTCTAGATATTTTGACTATATATGAAGTAGTTAATCGGACTAAATAGGATAGGTATCAATACAGGTAAATAAATACACATTTATTtcgtataaataataattgtttattacataagaaatgttacaaaaatgtatacaaaattttgttgaaaatgctTTATTATGTGGCGTTTAAAAGAATACATAGATTGGAACATTTGTGGACAAGCAGTGCACGAAAAATTGCACAATGTGTTTTTACACTTGTGGACATATTGCAAATGTTTGAGATAAAGTTTAACGTTTTCAAAAGATTTTGTGCATAAAAAACAATtcatattaacaaaattaaataaaattttacaagatgGTCAGTTAACAACTAATCGTTAATTCAGAAATAAGTGTAGTTACCGCAGTGTTCGAAATATTATTATCCTGTATTtcgtaaaaaaacttttcgatgAATTGCCAAGGCTGCAAACACTGACGTTGGTATTGCAAATTGAGAACGTAGTAAATTTGAAAAGTCACTGAAACCGCCTTTAGGTAGGATTCAACTTTGTATAAAACGTCATTCACATATATGTaaaattcgtttaaattttcaatatttggCCCTATAACTAAAATAGTTGGTTGGAGCCTCCATTGCTGCACCTCAAATTCCTTCTTTCTCTtttctaaaaatgtttgaatgtAACTTTTATCCTAAAACACATCACATGTTATACAACTTCCTATAatgaaatgtaataataatttagtctTACGGTTAAATAGTATGTAAAACAATTTTGCGCATCCAATATGGATGGTCCAATTAAAATCCAATTCAAACTGagaataaaatcgattaaggataattataaatttagttaaaagtGTTATTACAACAAATTCTTACCAATGTTACCGCAATATTTTGATTAAGGATCGGCCAGTTTACGTACACATCCacatttccatttaaaatgtcTTTTCTTCTAATGCCAAAAGTATTTTTCCACTTTTTCTCAACAATTTCTATAGGAGACTGATTATATCGTAACCATTCCTTATCACCGCttactttttctaaaatgtctTCACTTTCTTCATTAATTGAATTACTTGTTGACTCACTGTCCGTAGAACGTTTTCGTTTGTATTTACTATTAATGATACCAACGtttcgatatttttttgacaaattataATACTTTTCTACTAGTTTTCctcttttgaaattttcaccaatatATGTTACCTGTGAACAGCAATTATATAGCGTCTATTACTTTAATTGTATTATATAACAAACCTCATCCTCTCtaggaaacatttttttaatttttttgaatatatcCTGGTAGACGGCTTTTCCCACTGTTACGTCATGGTCTAGTAAGTACTGGGCTATGATTGTAGTGAGTGCATGTCTATTCTTTACACTTAAAAACTTTTGGGCACCACTATCTTGAAGTATTATTTTTCCAGTTATTGTCGACTGcagtaatttttctaaatcctTAATacaaatgatttatatttaaaagtcataataaaaaaaagtaatggaaataataattaccaGTGAGAATATGTTGTGTTCATTTTCCTTATTTTCCTCACCTTCTTTATCAACCTCAATAGTACTGTTTTCATATAACCAACTGCTTAAGCTAGAGGGTGTTGTACATGCACTTTCGGTGGATGGTAGTGGTGTCAGATATCcctaaaatatttccaatgtaATATAAATACATACAGGTGTCCAACGGAAGTGAAACGTAGCATATTATAGGGACACATCGATACAGAGCAAGGATGTCTTTTTGAAGGTAGTGTTGTTTGCATCACTTCCGGCTATAccggaaatttttttttaacgatacaaaaaatttcttcGAGTATAAGTATTTCAGAATTAAGTAATGTAACtgctaaaagaaaagtttaaaattttttaaaaaataatgaaggTTGTAGccatttccggtataaccgaaAGTGATTGAGACATGGCACTATAGCTTCCTAGAGGTTATAACAgcatgttttatatttttgacgCTTCCGGTTACAACCGCAACTGCTGAAAGAAGCTTTTCTAAATTGAAGCTCATTAAAACATACCTAAGGACATCTATGGAACAAAATCGACTATCGGATTTATCGATACTGTCCATAGAAAAAGAGGAacttgaaaaattgaaatcgtCATCAGCAATGGATGATATCATAAATGCTTTTGCCGGAATGAAGTCCAGAAaagtacttatttaaaaacgtagcatttttagttatttgcACATATAGTTTATATCATACACATAAGTTTAGTTTATAAGtattgttgtttttgtttaaaaataaatttttgtttttgcgaCTGtatatgtattctttattaccTCAAAAAGGGCCCCCGATATTTTATTGATACTTCATGGCTAGCTATGCCACTGGTTGGgagaaataatatataaagattttttgtacttttaactggtctttaaataaatataaatatgagtcttactagtttcggctatttgccatcttcagagactaggtttttataaaatgattcaaaagaagattaaaatatcaaatatacaATTTACATGATCGAGATCTTGAaggctataaataaataaaatacattagcAGTAGAATAATTTACGAACacgttacattttaaaacttaaaaacgtTCTGACTATAAATACACTAGGGTCTCGATTTGCGTTGCTTCataaatataggattggataTCTAAGATTTGCGTTGTTATGATTCGATATGCGTCGCTACagatgaaataaaacatttgttttcattAATGATAGCGGTAGTCTTTCTTGAAACGGCGGTTTTAGCGGTAGTGAAACTATCAAATTGTCAAGACCCATTGAGGTAAGTTAATATACTATTGCCGATTATTGAAGTCAGAATTACATTGCTCAATTATGTAATCTTGCGTTCATATAGATTATGTTTTCCGTATAcgtatttcttatttatagaTCAAAATGAGTTGAAAGATCCATATGTAATCGTGACGCAGAAAAAATCAGAGAAGCtgcaaaaaatacaaactcaTTTATGGCACAACAAACTGTAAAAGGCAAAAGTTCTTTAACCATCTTAATAGAATCTCTTCTCGCTACGTGGATAGAGGAACAAAATCAACGTAAAGTACCATTAAGTAGGACCAACATACAAGAAAAAGCTATCCATATTTGAAGAATTAAAGTCAAAACCCGGACATGTTCATAAAGACGAAACTTTTCACGCAAGTCGAGAGAGttggtttcaaaaatttaaatcaagagCTAAACTGCACAATGTATCATTGAAGGGAGAAGCGTCCAGTGGAGATGCAGTAGCGGccgaagattttaaaaatgttctcAAGAATATTATTGCACAAGGCGGGTATTCTACTAAACAAGTTTTTAACGTAGACGAAACTGGTCTCTACTGGAAAAGACTACCAAAGAGCACTTACATTTCAGAACAAGAAAAACATGCACCCAGGCAAATAAAGACCGAATAACTCTTCTTCTCGGGGCTAATGCAGCAGGTGATCACCGACTCAAGCCTATGTTCATCAATACTACTCAAAATCCAAGGGCAATGAAGAATCATCAAAGAAATTCATTACTCGTTCGTTGGAAATGGAACAAAAAAGGATGGATGACAGCAACTCTGTTCCGAGAGTAGGTAAGCGAAATTGCTCTGCCCGAACTTAAAAACTACTGCTTGaaagaaaatcttatttaaaattttaattctactAGACAACGCTCTCAGCCATCCTGATCTAGACGAAATCTgcgaaaacataaaatttatttttctcccGCCTAATATAACGGCTCTTATACAGCCTATGGATCAAGGTGCCATTTCTGATATTCTTGCTGACTTATTTACCTGATTCCTCACTTCATCCATCAGCCACTTGTTGCTCGATGTTTTTACCCCCAGATAATTAATCGTAATTACATGGTTTATTATACGTTCATTTACAACTACAATTTCATACAATTGATGGGGTCTTTAGCAATTATCATCGATTTGGTCTTCTCGCACGCTTCGCTTATTTccatattaaatttttcgaCTGTTCTTGTAAATCTTTACAGAATGCATTGTAGGTCGCTCTCGTTCTCCACTGTTAGTATAGCATCGTCTGTATAACAGAGGATTCTTAGAAGGTGGTTACCCATTTTGTAATAGGTGTTGACCTTCTTTACACTTTTAATTATCTTGTCCATTATAAGATTAAATATAGAAAAGATACTCCAAAGTCTTTAGTCCATGGTTTTTATAGAGAACAATATTCACaacaatttctattttcaaataAGTTAACTTAATAGTAGTTACTTAATAGTTTCAtatgtacttaaaaaaatgtgttgttCCACTTTTTAGTGTGCGTCATAAATTCAGTTTATCAAATtctgaaaataatttcaaaccCAATTATAAACTACACTTATTCAACTAAAAGTGGAGAAattcttgataaatttttaagactAATTAATACATGTCGTGAATGTATAAGACGATGGCCACTGTcgttatttttacattttatagaTATTGCAGCTTATATGTATTATTGAATGGAAATTCAAAACTctatgaaaaataaacgaaaactgtctcttaaaattttagcaaatgatttattgaattaattattaatattgaatgaCGACATATGGAGGATCAGCATTTCAAGTTTACAAGTATGGGGTAAAATGAAGTTGCAATCAATTCGTTTGAAGACCAACACGTTCTTTCTTCAAGTTTAATTACAACACTGAAGAATTTTTACTGCATTTGATGAAGTTCTTGGTTATTATTCTTtggtatatttatttgtttcattttcaaattatgtctaaagaaatgtttgaaatatgcCCAAACGATTGTAACTTCCTCTTTTTTGTACGTTTCTATATTTGTGTGGGAAATCACAAATTTTATAccacattattattttttttaatagtttattaatagttttgttttgtttttttgtttacagCAAACCGAGTTTAGAAACACGTATTCCTTATCCTACAATTCTTAAACCTCTtccttatttaattattatttttatttacagttttattttcttcttttcaatTATAGAGGGAGGGagtagtttttgaaattttataatcgCGCGTCTTGAAAATGagtttttttgataacttttgAGGAATGAATATGCATACACAAGTTGATTCTTCCTCTTTTGAAAACCAGCCTTTGTTGTGTACGGATTTTTAGctaaaatatatataagtCGACATTTTGCCAATAGTTCGCGTGTTGAATTTTGCGGTGACATATCCGTTTTTATCGAAAACGaagataataattgtttaatttttcgtttgaacatttatttcaACGATCATGATTTTACCggatttaaagcaaatttttaCAAAGATTAAATCATCTTACTGGTTAAAACATCAGACCATTTTGAGGTaggtttaaacattttctattttatttttttattctaacttatTGTACTTAATACTATCCTAAACCTAAATTCTTTCAAACTCCTTTCATCCATGCTAAATAAAATCACCCTTCCTTAACTACTACTATTTACgcatttacaatatttttttaagctatatctttaaaaaaagaatgtaGGCAAATTTCCCATCTAAGAAACAAGCATATCTGAAAAATAAGAAGTTAATTCATTTCAACATAACCCAAATATCCTGTGTTTACCTTCGACCAAGtgtttgataaaaatgtttttttaataatagctgCGCTTTGCACGTATTAACTTTACGGAAAATACCAAGTACCattaaagaatgagctttACAACTCACTTTTTTTCATGTTAATACTCCATGgtgttaaaaagttattataaaaaattcaagGGGGTTGTGAATTTCATTCCTTTAGAGGCcgctagggaagtttaaggtatgctTGAAAATCAGGTACCAGCAgtaaatacaaacaaaatttcaaattcttcggtttacttatagccgaaataaaaaataaaatgtaaatttttggctcaactttgacagctcatagctcTAAAACAAAAGCAACTCTTTTCTTGCTTTTGTTTTACCctacttttatataaaaaacttgtgttattttggcaagtactacgtcctagcAAAGTTTCCCCATTAAAATCTGAACCACCCCTATATTACTAATAGATGAGTTATTTCATGGTTTGTTTACCATTAATTCTtatgaatatattttttagatttctttaaaaaaaaccggtatatctcaaaaattgcgGCTAAATTGGCTCAGCTATCGGAATATTCCAGAAAACGTGAAAAAGCGGAAAAGAAATGCATGCAGAAATTGTAGccaagaaaaacttttaagatgtaaagaaagttttagtaAAAGGGTTAATATTGGGGGTGTATTGAAGTggttcaatttattatttaaatttattaattttatttaaatttaaagagttttttcttaattatatgGTATTATTACATGGACCTACACAAACACAGTATTACGACTGCCACCTTACCATTGCATCGTAAATCCTATAGAATTAATCTGGGGCAACTTAAAGAGGAACATAAGAAAATACAATACATCTCCGACGATAAGTACCAAAGTTGTGGATTTAATATTTCATCCGAATTGTGGTCGCAGTATTTGTCGACACATGCACagcgttttattattaatgttgatGATTCTTTTGATGACAACTTAGAATGCGCGGAAAGTTAGAACTGTTATGACACTGATATCTAAAAAGTAGAtagtacattttttaaataatttatgattataattacgtaatttattatgttttcaCACTAATTTTAAGATAACTGTGATCTCTTTGGAATAacacttataaaataataaaattataatgtaattttataaaaaaagttttttattgaCTTCTTGtcttgttgttatttttacatatattcaactttttgtttttcgaaTATGCAATTAGTTGGCGTTTCATAGCACGGTACACTTAGGTACTTCCCCTGCGAGAAAAGCaaatcaaattctttttattaacctatgaaatataataaataaattaagaatttaataaaaactaatgAACTGACGCACTAaaatgtacaattttttttgtgtttgtatTAAGTCAGTATTAAAATAAGGGATTATctcgttatttaaaaaaaaagctgGTTTCAGCAAAATGGGGGTTtacatttaattctttatatcCTTTCATTATaacgaaaaatgttaaatatctCTTTATAACTCTGAAGGGATCTTCGTACCTAGGAGACAAGATAGGTTTAATATCAGTGAtcttaacaaaaacaaagtttgAGCTGAACAATTCCTTGTATATAAAAGGTTTTCGGCTGGTATGTATGGTTGACTGAACTGGTTTAATGTCAGcaaaagatgattttaaacTTCATGGTAATGGTTCAGTTTCAATGATGATGATGGTTCGGTACGCGTGAAAAACTCTTCCGGTAATCTGAGTGGCTGACCATAAATCAATTCTGCAGATGAACAACCTAAGTCCTCCTTCAGAGATGATCTGAGTCCATCATAATCTTTATTGTGTTACAAATACAATACAATATGTTCACACTTGTCAAATTTTACATATATTATGTAGTGtcatattaaagaaaaaaaataacatataaaattacataagatTACATCAGACAACATTAAGTGCTAAAGGTGGAAATCATCTCAAGACTGTCACTCATATATTCGGAGGTAGAGTAGTACGCCCTTGTAACAAGAGTGTGTTTAATATACTCTTTAAAGCCCTTTAATGGCAACTGACGGACGTGTATaggcaatttattaaaaaatttcaccGCCAACGCGTTCACACTTTTCTGGCATTTTGTTAATCGTGTATATTTGGGTATCAGATCGCTATTTTTTCTAGTATCATAGTTATGCACCTGCTCATACGTGTTAAACTTATTaatgttctttttaatatatgtAACACATTCGAGAATGTAGAGAGACGGTACagttaatatttgtaaatcaATATAGGAGCTTCTACAGTCgtctttataatttaaatttcttaatatctGTATAGCCCTTCTCTTCATTCTAAATACGCATTCAAAACCAGCAGCAGAGCCCCAGACTAACAATGCATAAGTCATTGAAGACTGACACAAAGTATGCTGTGCGTAAAATTAAAGGAACTTATTAAAGGTAAGGTGTGGTTTCACCTAGCGGAATTACCTTGGGCAATAATCGCTGATTTCAAAGTACGATGAAATCATTCTATCatactatttattttgttgaatttaaaacaaaataaaaaaagaagtgcGTCCCTGCACCTAGTTCGTTACGAGGGCCCATCATAAATCACGTCCAGGTACTTTTTCGGGGTGATAATTACTGCCAATACTGTATCTAAGGATCATAAAAACCACCAGAACTATCGGAAACTATACGTATTTCATAAAACACCAACTAAAGACTTTACCAATTGTTGTTCTCTTCAAATCGTCGGTTTCATCTCTTGTCAATCTGGTATAACCTTGCCATAATTCACTTCATAATTTGTTTACagttaaaaacataatttacataatcagtcttgatttaaattatagaaattttcataaaaaaaaggaaagacaTTAACTGTAAAAATGCagctttattaattataaactaaataataacaacagttaaaacattaaaataattcacttatatttttttcttgtttatctCTAATAGTTGACCAAGAGAGTAGCGATGcgcgaaaatttaaaagaggcacttttctacatcttttttttgttttgtatatgTACAATTACTCTTCtggagaaatcaattttaaccaACGAGTACCTATCGGTTCGTCACATTTTGGTACATAGTatgtttttatagtttttaatgaaaaaggtACGGTGTTTGTAAGTTATGTggtataatattttcattttttgtttctttttgagtttaaaaacGTATCGAACACGTAAcgaaaactaaagaaaaaaacaactcacttacaatataaatatctatttttgttgttgttgttttctttttttttgttttgatcaCCCCGTGTAGTGTTAACATTCCCTAAAGATCAACAGCGATGAGCACTTTtggtaaaaatattttttttgtttaataaatagaACATCTCGACACATCTTGAACGAACTGCAATgtgttttttaatcttttttactTCATTATAGCTTTTTTTCtcttgtttaattattactcgttttctttTCCCTAAAATGTGTGTGTTTATATTCACTAAGTTCGTATCTCGTTTACAACTAAAACTTcttgtttacatttttttttgtttaaatatattttctactgTCGTATAACAAAGCATCGAAACTTCAGTCTAGGCTAGGATCTTGTTACATGGCAAGaggtttttcattttatttcttttttttttgtgaaacctATCTCTTTATCTCGTTTTTTGTTTGATCAAAAAGTATGAGACTTAATTGATGCTTATTAATTCCTTTTAGTCTActtattaatagttttttattcaCTTTCTACGCATAAATACAAAACTTTTTGCAAattcttttaagttttaagaaaatggtTCAAAATGGTTTCTTTTTacatgaaattttttattggactttttgtattatttaaatagagaaagtacatttttgaatttttaaaataatttgcaaaaagtCATAACtaaagttaaatatattacaatatatttaataatcaGTCAGCTACTTcgtacttaaaaattaaaagattcgACGAACTAAGccgttttgtgtttttttatttttcattttttttcttgttacgCTTTATTTTTACGGTAAAGCTCACGTTTATTATTAGCGCTTTTCGTTCTCGAAAAGTTCATTATGAAGAGAAAATGAGTTTCGCGatcactttttaataaaacgttcagaattgtttttctttttcttgaacGTCGAATCGCGCTGCTATTTCAACTACTGTTGATGACACTTTATCCTTCTAATATGCAACGTGtttttcatttacttttttttatttttgcttctTTACATGGGGTCAATAATTACAGCAATAATAAATACCTAACAATCAACACGtctaaaatgtataaatacacatcattaataatagtaataaatatcAAGCAAATCAGATtagagtttaaaaattaaattaattagttattaaaaaaaaacatttctataaagttttaatataaacttCCTTGTAAAATGATAACGTTTCATAGATCACAGCTAACAATACGGAGtctctcttttaattttaatttcaaattcctttttttaaatgaatttattagaTTCGTTTatcataaagaaaaattgttttaaaaatgctttCTACATTGTTAGTCGAAAGTAAACATGTTAATTACGAACATATCGAACAAGTCGTATtcttacttttattaataaagggcGTTCAATAACCGCTTCCAGCTGAATTCAGACGATTTTGAGAAGAAAGGTTTGGTAATTCATGATTTTCCAAAGTGGACACATTGCCAcctagttttaaaattttaaaattgattattgcttaactaatagtttttatattcaaAGTCTTgcattaattgatttttaagcagattttcaaaaatgtttgagATGGATGGATTGGGTTGTTCAGAATTTAGTGGATTGTCAATGAATACTGTCTTGATAAAAATGACTGATACTGGTTATAAGTTCTACGGTAACTATAATATAATGTACTGGATTGTCCAGAGATCACCAATGGATTTCCTATGGAAATGTTATCTTCTTGGTTTCTATAACAGAGATTGGTTAAGATGACTTGCTTatgaattgaaaatattttgtataaaagaatCTTTTATACAGTAGTAGAGATATTTAGGATAGTGTATTTAAATCTCTCTGTGCACTCAAGAGATCACTAATAGGTTGCATATGATCCATTGAAGATGTTTGGAGCAATGATGTTTAGGATAGTGGCAAATCTGAAATAATTCGCAACGCGGTCTTCtggttatatttttagaattctgaaaattttgagaaattacTACTAAATAAGTTGTTATGCAAAATAATAAGCAGCCCTATAGTGACAAACTTTATTAGACGTTCTCCCATATATACAGGAGATGTAGTATTTCTTTAAGATTTGGTTTCAATAGTCCAAGGGAGGTTCtcagaatttttattaaaaaagctttGCGTTTTGTAACCACCAGCAAGTTAAATGAGGAAGttgatgtaaaaattaaacaattcttATCTACCTTTTGGTGTAATCATTTGAGAAGTGCATTCATAAATAACAATGTTTTAGCTATTTCATCCCACAAACGAATGTTTACTTGATATTATGGAACATTTGACCAAGTGGCACAACATAAACTTGTATTGCATTTAAATAGTCGATTGGAGGCATTTGTGTCATAGCACAATAGTGCTTTCGAGTTTAAAAGTTTGAATGACCATCTAGAAAATCAACTGCATATCTACCGAGACCAAAGTGAGGatatataaatatgtcaaaattagctTCCGTTAGGCCATTAATGCAATTTACTGCAGCGAAGTGTGCAGATACAGCAGAAACGAAAAGACTGGTGTGAATCAACGAGATGACGATTTAGATAACAATATGGATCAGAGAATGTGGTAAAATGGATGGAATCTCTGGAATGAGCACGTTTTACGAATGGAAAACAATAGACTGCCATAAATTACAGACTAGCATCCAAATAGCCGTCAGGACGACCTCCAAACAGATGAAAAGATTGTCTGCATCACAAGAAATGCAAGCAGAGCAGAATAAATAGGACCAGTCGATACGGCTTCCGCaaacaagaagaagaagtacCCTCGTGAAGAAATTTTCACTCGTAGTGCCAAAAAAccattacaaagaaaaaaaatcggtttttACTAA
This genomic stretch from Onthophagus taurus isolate NC chromosome 7, IU_Otau_3.0, whole genome shotgun sequence harbors:
- the LOC111416709 gene encoding uncharacterized protein, with product MFPREDEVTYIGENFKRGKLVEKYYNLSKKYRNVGIINSKYKRKRSTDSESTSNSINEESEDILEKVSGDKEWLRYNQSPIEIVEKKWKNTFGIRRKDILNGNVDVYVNWPILNQNIAVTLFELDFNWTIHIGCAKLFYILFNR